One window of the Candidatus Chryseobacterium colombiense genome contains the following:
- the odhB gene encoding 2-oxoglutarate dehydrogenase complex dihydrolipoyllysine-residue succinyltransferase: MSVLEMKVPSPGESITEVEIATWLVKDGDYVEKDQPIAEVDSDKATLELPAEQSGIITLKAEEGDVVQVGQVVCLIDMDAAKPAGSAAPVAVEAPKQEEAPKAAEPIKQEAPKPVAAPQTYATGAPSPAAKKILDEKGIDASQVSGSGRDGRISKSDAELAAVPAFGGNPLSATGSRSTTTTKLSVLRRKIAQRLVSVKNETAMLTTFNEVDMSEIFRLRKQYKEEFAQKHGVGLGFMSFFTKAVTRALQMYPDVNASIDGDFKVNYDFCDISIAVSGPKGLMVPVLRNAENMSFASVEANIKDLAIKVRDGKITVDEMTGGTFTITNGGTFGSMMSTPIINPPQSAILGMHNIIQRPVAVDGQVVIRPMMYVAMSYDHRIIDGKESVGFLVAVKEAIDNPVGILMGGDERKGLGL; encoded by the coding sequence ATGTCAGTTTTAGAAATGAAAGTTCCTTCACCGGGCGAATCAATAACAGAAGTTGAAATTGCAACTTGGCTTGTGAAAGATGGTGATTATGTAGAAAAAGATCAACCCATCGCTGAAGTAGATTCAGATAAAGCAACTCTTGAATTGCCTGCTGAACAAAGTGGTATTATCACTTTGAAAGCTGAGGAAGGTGACGTGGTACAAGTAGGACAAGTGGTTTGTTTAATCGATATGGATGCTGCAAAACCTGCGGGTAGCGCTGCTCCTGTTGCTGTAGAAGCTCCAAAACAGGAGGAGGCTCCGAAAGCGGCTGAACCAATTAAACAGGAAGCTCCAAAACCAGTTGCTGCACCTCAAACTTATGCGACAGGTGCTCCGTCTCCTGCTGCTAAGAAAATTCTTGACGAAAAAGGTATCGATGCCTCTCAGGTTTCAGGTTCCGGAAGAGATGGAAGAATCTCTAAATCTGATGCTGAATTAGCGGCTGTTCCTGCATTTGGTGGAAATCCACTTTCTGCTACAGGTTCAAGATCTACAACAACAACTAAACTTTCAGTTCTTAGAAGAAAAATCGCTCAGAGATTAGTTTCTGTAAAGAATGAAACAGCAATGTTAACTACTTTCAACGAAGTTGACATGTCTGAGATCTTTAGACTAAGAAAACAATATAAAGAAGAATTTGCTCAAAAACATGGAGTAGGACTTGGTTTCATGTCTTTCTTCACAAAAGCGGTAACAAGAGCATTACAAATGTATCCGGATGTAAATGCATCTATCGATGGAGATTTCAAAGTAAACTATGATTTCTGCGATATTTCAATTGCGGTTTCAGGTCCTAAAGGATTAATGGTTCCGGTATTGAGAAACGCTGAAAATATGTCTTTTGCAAGCGTTGAAGCAAATATCAAAGATTTGGCAATCAAAGTAAGAGACGGAAAAATCACAGTTGACGAAATGACTGGTGGTACTTTCACGATTACAAACGGAGGTACTTTCGGATCTATGATGTCTACACCAATCATTAACCCTCCTCAATCTGCAATCTTGGGTATGCACAACATTATCCAAAGACCAGTTGCTGTTGACGGACAGGTTGTTATTCGTCCAATGATGTATGTAGCAATGTCTTATGA
- a CDS encoding 2-oxoglutarate dehydrogenase E1 component — translation MDRFSFLNAAHSQLIEDLYQQYLKFPDSLEPSWKAFFQGFDFALENYGDDESIQYIQASASSAPAVQQISQAAVNGEVPEHIKKEFKVVNLIEAYRTRGHLFTKTNPVRERRHYTPTLDIENFGLDKSDLNTKFNCAVETGMKGPATLQELITHLENIYCDSIGVEYMHINNVEEKDFIKQWLQVNENHPNLSANEKTEILLKLNQAVAFENYLHTKFVGQKRFSLEGGETLIPALDQLISRSSQLGVDEVVLGMAHRGRLNVLTNIFGKSYKQIFSEFEGKEFEEDVFSGDVKYHLGSSKKIKTASGEEVSINLTPNPSHLETVAALVEGICRAKVDDKYKDYSKVLPIIIHGDGAIAGQGIAYEVAQMMTLEGYKTGGTVHIVVNNQVSFTTNYMDARSSTYCTDIAKVTESPVMHVNADDAEAVVHAIHFAADFRAKFGKDVYIDLLGYRKYGHNEGDEPRFTQPNLYKTISKHPNPREIYKDKLLKDSITSNDVIAKMEADFKELLDKDFDASKEIEKNIMDVFMAEDWTNYPIGKRGAVQEAVDTKYDLEKLKELAVKMSTLPADKKFLNKITRLFENRLKAIEANSLDWALGEWLAYATLLVEGHNVRISGEDVERGTFSHRHAVVKTEDTEEEYIPLRHVSESRFDVFNSHLSEYGVLGFDYGYAMASPNTLTIWEAQFGDFVNGAQIIVDQYLAAAEEKWKIQDGLVMLLPHGSEGQGAEHSSARLERFLTLCANENMVVANITSPANYFHLLRRQLKWSFRKPLIVMSPKSLLRHPRVVSPLEDFSNKGFQPILDDPTADPKKIEKLVLCSGKLYFELLTKKEELNAENIALVRFEQLYPLQTDAIEAIFEKYSNRKEIVWAQEEPENMGAWSYILRNFRDTGIQVIAPVPSGAPAPGSHKMFEKNQNAVINRVFDRNDAPVKRPVTA, via the coding sequence ATGGACAGATTTTCATTCCTAAACGCAGCTCATTCTCAATTAATTGAGGATTTATACCAACAATATTTAAAATTCCCGGACTCTTTAGAACCATCATGGAAAGCCTTCTTTCAAGGTTTCGATTTTGCCTTGGAGAACTATGGTGATGATGAAAGTATTCAATACATTCAGGCTTCAGCTTCATCTGCTCCTGCAGTACAGCAAATTTCTCAGGCAGCAGTCAACGGAGAGGTTCCTGAACATATCAAGAAAGAATTTAAGGTAGTAAACCTTATTGAAGCATACAGAACAAGAGGGCATTTGTTTACAAAGACAAACCCTGTTAGAGAAAGAAGACACTATACTCCGACTTTAGATATCGAGAATTTCGGTCTGGATAAGTCCGATTTAAATACAAAATTCAACTGTGCTGTTGAAACAGGAATGAAAGGTCCTGCAACTTTACAGGAGCTAATTACACACCTGGAAAACATTTACTGTGATTCTATCGGTGTAGAATATATGCACATCAACAACGTTGAAGAAAAAGATTTCATCAAGCAGTGGCTTCAGGTTAACGAAAACCATCCGAATCTTTCGGCGAATGAAAAAACTGAGATTTTACTAAAATTAAATCAGGCAGTAGCGTTTGAAAATTATCTTCATACAAAATTTGTTGGTCAGAAAAGATTCTCATTAGAGGGAGGGGAGACTTTGATTCCTGCATTGGATCAGCTGATCTCTAGATCTTCTCAACTGGGTGTTGATGAAGTTGTATTAGGAATGGCTCACAGAGGAAGATTGAACGTATTGACCAATATTTTCGGAAAATCTTACAAGCAAATCTTCTCAGAATTTGAAGGGAAAGAATTTGAAGAAGATGTATTTTCAGGTGACGTTAAATATCACTTAGGATCATCCAAAAAAATCAAAACGGCTTCCGGAGAAGAAGTTTCGATCAACCTGACACCAAACCCATCTCACCTTGAAACAGTTGCAGCTCTTGTAGAAGGTATCTGCCGTGCGAAAGTAGATGATAAATACAAAGATTACTCTAAAGTTTTACCGATTATTATTCATGGTGACGGAGCTATTGCCGGACAGGGTATTGCTTATGAAGTGGCTCAGATGATGACTTTGGAAGGGTACAAAACCGGAGGTACGGTTCATATTGTGGTAAATAACCAGGTTTCTTTTACAACCAACTATATGGATGCAAGATCTTCAACATATTGTACAGACATTGCAAAAGTTACAGAATCTCCTGTAATGCACGTAAATGCTGATGATGCAGAAGCTGTAGTTCACGCGATCCACTTTGCGGCTGATTTCAGAGCGAAGTTCGGTAAAGATGTTTATATCGATCTGTTAGGATATAGAAAATATGGTCACAACGAAGGAGATGAGCCAAGATTTACACAGCCTAATCTATACAAAACAATTTCTAAGCACCCGAATCCAAGAGAAATTTATAAAGATAAATTATTAAAGGACAGCATTACTTCAAACGATGTTATTGCTAAAATGGAGGCAGATTTTAAAGAACTTTTAGATAAAGACTTTGATGCTTCTAAAGAAATTGAGAAAAACATAATGGATGTCTTCATGGCAGAAGACTGGACAAACTATCCGATCGGAAAGAGAGGAGCTGTTCAGGAAGCTGTTGATACAAAATATGACTTAGAGAAGCTGAAAGAATTGGCAGTTAAAATGTCAACACTTCCGGCAGATAAAAAGTTTCTGAATAAGATCACGAGACTTTTCGAAAACAGACTGAAAGCTATTGAAGCAAATTCATTAGACTGGGCTCTTGGAGAATGGCTCGCTTATGCAACACTTCTTGTAGAAGGTCACAACGTAAGAATTTCAGGAGAAGATGTGGAAAGAGGAACATTCTCTCACAGACATGCTGTTGTAAAAACTGAAGATACGGAGGAAGAATATATCCCGTTAAGACATGTTTCTGAAAGCAGATTTGATGTATTCAATTCTCACCTTTCAGAATATGGAGTTCTTGGTTTCGATTACGGATATGCAATGGCTTCTCCTAATACTTTAACAATTTGGGAAGCTCAGTTCGGAGATTTCGTAAATGGCGCTCAGATCATCGTTGACCAATATTTGGCTGCAGCAGAAGAAAAATGGAAAATTCAGGATGGTTTGGTAATGTTATTGCCTCACGGTTCAGAAGGGCAGGGAGCAGAACACTCTTCAGCAAGACTAGAGAGATTCTTAACCCTTTGTGCGAATGAAAATATGGTAGTGGCGAATATTACTTCTCCTGCCAACTATTTCCACTTGTTAAGAAGACAATTGAAATGGTCATTCAGAAAGCCGTTGATCGTAATGAGTCCAAAATCATTATTGAGACATCCAAGAGTGGTTTCTCCGCTTGAAGATTTCTCAAATAAAGGATTCCAACCTATTTTAGATGATCCTACTGCAGATCCTAAAAAAATAGAAAAATTAGTGCTTTGTTCAGGTAAATTATACTTCGAATTATTGACTAAAAAAGAAGAACTTAATGCTGAAAATATCGCATTAGTAAGATTCGAACAGCTGTATCCGCTTCAGACGGATGCTATTGAAGCGATCTTCGAAAAATATTCAAACAGAAAAGAAATTGTTTGGGCTCAGGAAGAACCAGAAAACATGGGAGCTTGGTCCTATATCTTAAGAAACTTCAGAGATACAGGAATCCAGGTGATTGCTCCTGTCCCAAGCGGTGCTCCGGCTCCGGGAAGCCACAAAATGTTTGAGAAAAACCAAAATGCAGTGATCAACAGAGTATTCGATAGAAATGATGCTCCTGTAAAAAGACCTGTAACGGCTTAA